The genome window CTCGCCAGCTTGGTCTTAGCTTGTCCCAGCGGCTGGAGTCTGGACAGGTCTGTATCAAAGCCGCCACTGTTGGGGTTGGGCACTTAAGAACCATCTCCGCACAAGTGAGTGTGTTCTGCCTCTGATTATCTGTTCCTTCattctctcctcttttcttcacCAGAAATATGGCCTCTCGACTTTTCGCGGGCATCACTGGACGCCAACTCTTGGCTGGCGGCGCTGCGCTTGGAGGAACCGGCCTTGCTGGGTCACTGATTCAGACAGAAAGTGAAAGACTGCAGGCTACTGAAGCACAAGTGCAGTTCCATACCTCCTCCATCCACCCAACTCCCGTTGGCTTCAGCCCTTGGCAGATCCGCAACGACTATCCTACCTCGGACATTCTCAAGGCTCGCCTCAAGGCACAGAAGGATGATTCACTCCCCAATGCTCCCTCCCCATTGATCCCTGCCCCCGGACTGCCCGGTGACTTTGAGGGCGAGAATGCGCCGTGGTTCAAGTACGACTACGAAAAGGAACCGGAAAAGTTTGCTGAGGCCATCAGAGAGTATTGTTTTGATGGCAATGTCGACAAAGGGTTTCGACTcaatgagaacaagatccGAGACTGGTACCATGCACCTTGGATGCATTATCGGGACCCAAACTCAATGTGTACTGAGCGTGAGCCCATTAATGGCTTCACATTCGAGAGAGCGACACCCGCCGGAGAGTTTGCTAAGACACAAAATGTGACCCTACAAAACTGGGCCATTGGATTCTATAACGCTACCGGTACGTCTTATCATGCTGTAGCCCGTCTTGGTCTAACATTCCTCAAGGTGCCACTGTCTTTGGCGATATGTGGAAGGATCCCGATAACCCTGATTTCTCTCAGAACAAGGAGTTTCCGGTCGGAACCTGTGTTTTCAAGGTAGGGCATGACTTGGCGCCGGCAGAGCATTATAACTGACATTAGCCAGATCTTATTGAACAACTCAACACCTGAGCAGATGCCCATTCAAGATGGCGCCCCAACAATGCATGCAGTGAGTTGTGCTGAGCATGGCGCCGCAATCACGACTTCTAACAGCATCATAGGTCATTTCCAAGTCAACGAGCAATGGAAAGGAGCGTAATGACTTCGCATCGCCGCTTCGTCTGATCCAAGTCGACTTTGCTGTCGTCGACAAGCGATCACCGATTGGATGGGTCTTTGGCACTTTCATGTATAACAAAGACCAACCTGGAAAAGGCGTGAGTAACCCCCAACAACCAAGGTGAAATTTCTTATGCTAACCTCGTTATGAAACTCTTAAGCCCTGGGATAGACTCACCCTCGTTGGCCTCCAGTGGGGTAATGATCATTGGTTAACAAACCAGGTCTATGATGAGACCAAGGCTGAGGGCCGCGTGGCTAAGCCGCGAGAGTGCTATATCCATAAGAAAGCAGAGGATATTCGAAAGCGAGAGGGTGGCACACGACCCTCATGGGGATGGAATGGCCGTATGAATGGCCCCGCCGACAATTTCATCTCGGCATGTGCCTCTTGCCACTCAACGTCAACCTCGCATCCCATATACAATGGAAAGGTCAAGGATGGAGTGAAGCAAACCTACGGAATGGTACCGCCACTAAACATGAAGCCTCTTCCACCGCAGCCCAAGGAAGGCAACACCTTCAGCGATGTGATGATCTACTTCCGAAACGTCATGGGAGGTGTACCATTCGACGAGGGTGTCAACCCCAATAACCCGGATGAGTATGACCCGACCTACAAGAGCAAGGTCAAGAGCGCCGACTACTCTCTTCAGTTGCAGGTCGGTTGGGCCAACTACAAGAAGTGGAAGGAGGATCACGAGACTGTGCTGCAGAGCATCTTCCGTAAGACAAGATATGTTATCGGCTCCGAGTTGGCTGGTGCTTCTGATCTGTCGCAGAGAGACCAAGGCCGACAGGAGCCAACGGATGATGGTCCGGTCGAGTGAGTATTCCAATGGAGTGAGGAAGATTGACAGTGTTGGGTGTGCGGGAGCTGGAGATAATACATAGTACGATCAGCCATGACGGTAACTAAGTGCTTTGGGAGCTTGGGAGACTTGGGATCGTGATCGTGACCAGCATTGCCCATGCGATAATAATTTCGAAATGACCCCATTTTATTCTTCTTTCTACATAATTTTCCAATTTTATTATCACCGACAGAGCGAAGCATGATTGTTGGTAATTTCCTCCATACAACCTGCTACTTATCCACTTCCATATCGGCAAGGATTATGCGCTTGCAACATCACTCTTTTAGGAAACGTCAGATTACGGAATTCCAAGACGCCAGTCTTGATACATCTTATGACTTCTAATGGAAGCAAGAAGTATGTCCCAATCCCGAGACAAAATGTCCTGGGGCAAAGGACGGCCGTCATCTTCACGGGAGGTTTGATGAGTTTCTTTGCTCTTCCTTCCCCAAGATACGAGAGCATTTTGCTTCCTGGAGAGTGTTTCAACAGCCAAAAAGGACTTCCTGAGACCTCAGAGCTCCAAGATAATCTAATACGATCATTCTGTCTGACGGCATGAAGGATGCCTAGGGCTTACTCGACAAGGCACGAGATGTCACCGGCTGATTCAGCCCATTGTCCAAGACAGGAAGGTCGCAGGTCAGCTTCCAGAATGGTGGCCTACTTCATCGCCACCTCTTTCGATCCCAATGTCAGGCCAAGATAAGCATATAAAGTGTGTAGCCAGCTCGGAATCACGAAAACCAAAATGAAACAGGGTCTTATATTTGCGAGCTAACTTTGGATCTCACTTGGGCCGTTTCCTCACCATGTCAACCGGTACGCATGAAGAGCTGCACGCAGAGCTTGCTACAGCATCAGTCGAGGAGTTCTTCGATCAAAACACCTCAGTTCAAGTCGTTATATTGCAATGGGTCGATATTTGTGGCATTTCAAGAACCAGATTACTCCCTGCTTCACGATTCAGGAACCTCGTCAAATCTAGCGGTCATCTTGAATGTGCACCTTTGGATACACTCGTACCTACAACCGCTGAATTCATCCCTCAATTATTCACCTTTTTCAACGGGAAGGGAATGATACACCCCGATGTTTCCTCGATCCGAACTATGAAGCATGATGCATCTGGAATCGGCAACGCAGCTCGATGCGTTGGTACTGTGGACTTTCAGAATACCGATGCCCGACTTCTCTTGAAACGCATCGTAGAAAGGGCTGAAGACTCTCACGGTTTGACGTTCCTTGTTGGCATTGAATTGGAATTCTGTCTTCTCGTTCCAGGAACTCTAGAAGCTGCTCAGCCTGCAAAGCCGGGAGTGGCTGGTACTTTCGGTACCCTGCGATCTAGAGTCTGGCCCATACTAAACGAAATAATTGTTGCTTTTAGCGAAGCAggggttgaagttgagcaGGTGATCAAAGAGTACGGTACATCGGCCTATGAAGTTGccctccctcctcttcctcccattGAAGCCGTGGACACTTATTACTACGCCAAAGAGCTGATCCAGAATGTGGCACACAAGTATGGGATTCTTGCCACTTTCTATCCGACTCCATATGACGGAGAACAGGGCCAGAAGAGCGGACAGCACATTCACATCTCGGCAACCCCGACGGAAGAAAATAAAGACTGGAACCCGGATGACGCCATGGCAGGCATTTTGAGTCATATCCCTGCACTCATGGCATTGGGAATGTGCCAGGTTGATTCCTATGTGAGAGTCAATATCGGGAGAATGTGCACTGGCGGTCTTGTGGGCTGGGGTGATAACAATCGTGACATGCCTGTTAGAAGAGTGGCCAAGAACCACTGGGAGATCCGTGTCAATGACGCTACATCCAACTCATATGCCATGGTCGCGGGAATCATTGGTGCTGCGCTCGACTCCAAGCCGCTTACAATTGGAAATGCGGCTGGTAAGTCTACCGAAGCCTAAACAGCTGATGTTTGCTAACTAGTCTAGGATTTACATTGATGTATTCcgatgaagaaagagagaagatggGATTAACCAAGCTTCAACCGACTTCTCTTGAGGCTGCACTGGATGAGCTGGAAGATGACAGAGCCTGGGCGAATAGTGTTCTTGGTGAAGAGTATATCGACTGGTTCCTTCCCCTGAAGCGGGCAGAGATGAAAACCGTTTCGAAGATGGAGACCAGGGAGCGAAGAATTCATATGCTTAGCTTCTTCTAATACGGAACTATAGTGAAGACGACGCCCCTATCAGTCGGGGAAGTCAGCGAGTTGTGGTGCGTCTGGACCCAAGTAGTAAACAAGCGTACAAGTGGCTTAACGATCTTTAAGTGAAAGGTGACAGCAGGAATCATCTATCGTTTTATAGGGGACTGATTGTGCTGCATAGTATTCTCTACGCTGCAAATCTTAAGTGCTAAGGAACTGAAGAACGTTTTTCTTTGTGAGACTGGGTCGAAAATCGGCGGCGTTAGGCAGTTGCACAAAATAAGCATCAACAATACCAAGCCCCAATTTGCATTTCAGTCGGAGATGAAGCCAGAACCTGGGACGCTGAAGATAGTAACGATAGATCACAGGCAATGACCTAAGCAGATCACAGAGGTCTAAGGTGCTATCAATAGTGAGAAGAACATGATGTAGGATGGCTAAATGGAGACGTTCAAACAGAGGCGAGTCAACGACGGTATCTGAAAGTATATTTCTGAAGGCCTTCGGAGGATAAGATTCTTTGCTTGATGATGGTATGCAGATTCGAGTGGCGGCCTTTCTTGAAATTCTGTCAGCAATATATGAGGAACTGGTGGTTGAGGATATTAGTGAACCTACTTGAGTAGCCTGGATTCCACTTCCccctcaagaagaggaaggaaaacttaggaccttagtcctaaatgacaaaagtGACTTAGTATAGATTTAAGatattcttattaaaattaggATATCtctattaagttaaggataCCTTTTGCCAAGTTCATCTTAATAGGcatcttatatttaagtctaatattttcttgcttcccGCGGCCTCTACAGATAATGCGGAGATAAGATAAATCCGTGCCCCCAGCCTCAAGCCACATGTTGATCGCCCACGTCTCGTCTGACATACAGAGCAGGCCTAACGAGCCCGATTGAGCAACTCCGGGATTAATAGCAAAATCCGGGATCGCGGGGGTATATCAACGAGTTCGACCACCAAGAGACCTAAAGAGATACAATCCAAAAGCCGTCTTTGTTCACTATTCCCTACAACCTAAGTAAAATCTTCCTTCAACAACGAGTTCTTTTCCATAGGTACGAGGCCATGTCTACTCCTAGCCTGAGAAATGCCCAGCAAGTTAGAGACTTTGTGGAGACGAAACACGACAAGCCATATGACGCCATCGACCCAAAGAAGACAAAATTATCAGATGGCTTTGTTGTATGCATAATCGGCGCTGGAGGAGCTGCGGGTTCCGGGCTGGCAAGGTCTTTCGCTCAAGCCAGCGCCTCAGGCATGGTCCTCGCTGCGCGATCGCAAAGTACGTTGGAGACAACGGCCACGGAGGTAAGTGATATTGATGCGTCGATCAAGGTTGCCTCTGTGGTGTGCGACATCACTTCCAATGAGAGCGTAGCCAATATTGCTTCAACTATCAAGAGCCAATTCAACGGGAGACTAGACGCCGTATTCGTCAACTGTGGGTTCTCGGGTCCCCTTTCAAAGGCTACAGTTCTTGAAGAGGACTTTGAGGACGTGCAAAAAGCCTTTTCCACCCACTGTTTAGGCACATGGCTTGCCGCACACCACCTTTTCCCCTTCCTTCTTGAGAGCAAAGGTAGTTTTATCGTCATCAGTTCCATCTCAGCTCAAAGTCTCATCGGATTCGGCACAACATCTCACTATTGTACCAGCAAGCTTGCCCAAGCTCGTATGGTTGAGATGCTACATGCCCAGTACGCCGACAAGGGCATTTTCGTCGCCAATGTGCACCCAGGTGGAATGCAGAGCGAGTTCTCAAGGGCAGCATCGAAGGACATTCAGCACCGTGAGCTATCCCCAATATTGATTTAAGTCAAAAACTTACGATTGCCAGTCTTGACCGATAGCCCAGATCTCGTTGGGGCGTTTTCTGTGTGGTTGCTAAAAGCCGAAGGGACGCTAAAGCGGCAGTGTGCATTGAACGGACGATGGCTTTCTTGTAAATGGGATGTCGCTGAGTTGGAGTCGAAGTTTGATAGCATTCAGAAGCAGGATCTTCTGAAGTTCCGGATGGCTGTTTAGTGACCCCATGTAGAATACTTATTATCATCTGATGATTACGTCTCGGGCATGGCTGGCAACGATACAGCTTTCCAATGGCAACCTAGCCGACTAAGGAAATAACTACTACATTTTCTACATCAACGAGCTCTTGTCATCAATACTATACTCACTAGCATCAAGGCTACAGCTAGCTTTACAGTATTATCGCATATCAAGATTTAATTGATTCATGATCATCGTGTGAGTCGGGGCTGGTGGCTTGCAGCATAACCTGTGGAGAGCGCACTAACTCTTTCACATTCCTATAGACTATGGATAGAAGAATTCTACAGCAAAAACTATTTACAGAATCAAGGTATCTAACTCTCTGAATTCGCTGCCGCCTCCTGTGGACCGTCATCATCCGAGCCGCCATCATAAGACTCTTCAAATGATCGAAGTAACTCGGCCGCACTCTTTGGAATGCTATAGTCACGCCCAGAAAGCACATACATCAGACGAGATGCTTTGCTGAGGACTTGCCCACGGTGCATCTCCTCAAATATCCCCGCAGCCATTGCCCACATACTCATTGAGCCTTTGTAGTCCCTTTCAGCTTCACTCAGGATATATCCGGCCATGAAAGGCAGCTCCCATTCCGACAAAGCGAAGTCTGATCCGTGGATTTTGCAAAGATTGGGATCGTATGCCATCCAAAGACATCTCAACCACTCCCAGCTCATTTAATGCAAGCCTAGGTAAGAAAATGCGAGCTCCTCTAATTCAGCACTCATAGCATTGCCAAGTGAAGCTAATACGTCAGCTGGCGTAACGCGTGTTTTGTCGTCTGCTGTCAATGGGGTGTCCttttctttgcctttgcctttgtCTTTCTGTTTTTCCCTTGAAAGTACTTCGCTAATGGTCTCCATTGTCCAATTCATTCGGTTGGCATTTCTCTGGTATCGGCCTCGGAGGCTTTGTGGATCCGAGCACGCCAAGTTCATGATATTCTTACAATAGCGGGCAACAGAACCAAACCGATTGGCCATCTAGACCCTAAAGCAAAAACTATTGTTTGTTCTTATGGATCGATGACGCTGGCATTTGTGGCTGTCTCGTTCGCGCATATCGCTGACTTGTAACTTAGAATAATGCCTGCAACCCGGTTCTGAGAGGTCTTATGGCTACACACGATAGAGTCCTACCTAGGCTGCATCGTTAAATACTGCAGGATACATCACCATGCTCTCATGCGAAGCAAGAAGACTCCACCCATGTCGTGAGAAATTGTTGTCGTGAACGGATCGGAAATACATAGGACTCAAAACAGCAAATAGGAATACAGATCGTTCTAATCTGTTCAAACTCTATAACCGGCCCTATATACTGTCTCTAAGTCAAACAGAGTATATGCTTGGCTGTCGCGTATAGGTTATTTCTTGTGCCTGGAGCTTGCTTAGTGTTGGTGTCAGCCTTACACCGTTCACGATGACGATCTTTCCTTTTCCAGTTTAGGGCTTCGAGGAGGGGCAGGGGCTTTGAGACTTTTTTTCACTCATGCTGGCCTGTTCGCGGGCGGAACTTGTGCAGCCTATCGCACAAGGGTAGGACTGATAGTCTGAGCCCTACGGCTTGCAACTCGCCCCATGATTAGTAAACAGGCCGTAGATGACCATTCGAAAACACTTTGACCTGTTTTCCTCTCAAAATATTCCTATACGATTGCGATTCGCCAGATCAATCGTGGCGTCAGCAATTCTACACCAGTTCTTCCAACATGGAACAGTCTTTATGCGATACCTGTGCCAAGATAAATATTGAAGAACTTGTCTCCAAACAGGGCTTCGCACTACACAAGAACCTACTCGAGCTCTACAAGTCTGTGAGAACATGCCAGCTATGCCGGCATGCACTGAGTTGcttgaagcctcttttacCACTCAACTTGAGAAGCATACCTTGTCGTCACGCAATGAGACATCTGGGCTCAGAATGCTCAAAATCCTCTCTTTCCGAATCGAACCAGAAGCTTCTCGCTACTCAGCAGGCTCGAGCCTTTTATGGACAACATAACCACCCGAAACACGGCTTGACTATAGTGGTTTCGGACGTCGACTCGGGAGCTCCTGGCGAGCGCGAACAAAGCATTCCCTGGCTTACAATGAGGACACTTCATGGGGATCCTGCTCAGCGATCAGGTGCCAAGACCGCTCGACTGATACCAGAAAGCACTTCCAGTTTGACTTCAACTGTACATGCTTTGGAGTGGCTAAAGGAATGCCTTCTAAGCAAAGATTGCTTTGAAGGTTGTACACACATCATTGACAACGATCTTCAGGAGTGCCTGGCAAAGATGCATGGCAACAACGAACGGTCGGAATCACCTTTTCTGTCAGAAGGACCTGATTTGTCGCTGCAGGAAAAAGAGATGAGAAGGCTGCAATTATGCGAGGACATCCAGTTCTTATACCAGCAAAGGAGCCTCACACGAGGTGACACActtgtcgaagaagagcGCGCCGCGAGACTTGTTGAGATCATCAATACGGACCGTGGaaccaagctcaagataGTCCCGGGCTCACTTGGATATTCATCTTATGCCGCTTTGAGCTACAAATGGGGTGGCTTGGATGCTATCTGGcaaaccaccaccaagaacctTGGCATGCGCCTGGCAGAGTTCGATATTGTTGAGCTTCCCAAGACGCTGTCCGACACCGTTCATGTAGTCAGAAATCTTGGCCTAAAATGTGTTTGGATCGACAGTCTCTGCATTATTCAAGATGACAAAGAAGATTGGGCAAGGGAAGCCGTCAAAATGGCTTTCATCTACCAAAACGCCCTTGTGACTATCTCTGCTGACTCCAGCCAAGACGCCAAAGCAGGTTTACACAGCGAGAAGTCTTCTTCCATTTTCAATGACAGGgacatcttgaagatctgCAGCAAGCTCTCAACTGACGAAAAAAGCTCAATCTTTCTGTTCCCAGATCAAGAGACAAGGATCGATCGCCCGGCTACCAATCTGCGAGATATGGGTGATCTTCTAAGCCACTGCGCACTCCGTGACCGAGGATGGACCATGCAAGAGCGAATCTTATCCTCCCGTATCATCCACTACGCCGAAGACCAACTCTATTGGGAGTGTTACCACGGGATCCACGAAAGCGAGGACAAACTTCTTTGGATGGGCCGTAACATGAACATCGCAAAGATAGCACATCGAATTAACTCTGCGGAGAATGAGGaaacaaagaagaaagaactCAAACAGATGCTGCGCTACTGGTATGTTCACCTTATTGGGGGAGACTACTCGCATCGCTCTTTAACATACATCGACGACAAGCTACTCGCCATTAGTGGTGTAGCCAAAGCCCTCGACAACATTCACCCGTATGGCTACATGGCCGGCCATTGGtgcgaagacgacgatgagctcGTCAAGAGTCTCTGCTGGAAGCGTGGCGGACCAGGAAAGAAGGCGTCCAAGTATCGCGCGCCATCTTGGTCATGGGCCAGTCAAGACTCAGCAATTGACTATGGTCATTTCAGCATAGTAGGGGCTCTGGGTGAGAAAATCGTGGCAGAGCCTGTGGCAATGGAGGGCCAAAGCCCAGATGGCACTCCATTCGGTCGATACGATAACGGGTATCTTCAGATGAAAGCCAAGGTCGGCCACGGGAAATTATTCCCAAACTGCGGGCATGATTTCAGTAACCATCAGCAGACTGGTGCTTCCGGTGGCTACACTGTTGATCCTCTGAAAGAGAGATGCgcgtttctcctcctcgatggcGGAGAAATGTCTGATCTAGTTTGGCTAGACGTGGACCAGGCGACTCAAGAGCCTATTACAGAGCCCATTGATGTTCAAGTCGTCATGCTTTCGGAGATGGaatgtgaaggagaagaagggtcgCGCCCTGGAGCTTGCTTGATCTGTACTTTGGACGAGAAGTACTACTTGACGAGAATTGGGTTCACAGAATCTCTCAAGTACTAcaaagaaggacaaggtGAAGAACCTCCTCCTGTTTCAGGGCCGCATCTTTGTGACAAGAAAGtcattactttaactataatctAGTTACATAGGCAGCGTTGCAGCTTCGGTCGCAGTGGCGGTGATTCGGCCGAGCGGTGGCCTTCTAATCATGGCGCTCCGTAACGGACATCCTCAGGAACCTTCCAACATTTTATCAGGGTGCTACAATAAACTGGTCTAAGGGCCGAATAGGATATACTGAATTTATCTAAGTCCTTTCATCCCTTAGATAAGAGTTCCTAACTTATACGTAGGCCATTCCTTCATAGGTATTCAACCGCTCTGGAACTGATTCGGCCGAGACGGGGGTTTTGTCAGGATCACCCGCTATTCGAAAGTCCTAAGTTCGGTGGTGCCCTGTCGATATCTATGGTCATCCGATGGAAATTCCGTACGGTGGCCTGCGCTGAGTGGTTGCAAGAGTATAGCCAATTGACTACATATACGTTCTTCAGACATCCTCTTCACTGTACATGGACTCATTACTCTGCTGACCCTCATCACTTCCGTCACCATGTCTTCCACAAACGAGCCCATGCGCGTACCGGACATATTGGCTCTGACTGCGACCGCAAAAACGTACATCGATGTTTTCAGAACGCTAGACACGGAGGCCCTGTCCCGCATCCTCAGCGACGAGTATAGTCACCAATTTGCGCCAACCTCGGCTCACATTCCTGGTTCTATGGATCACAACGGTTTTGTTGCTCGCTTCAGACGTGTCCGAGAGGTCATATCTTCCTTcaccgtcatcgtcaagcaGATGTGGCCCAATCCGTCACTACGACAGGTCCTCTCGTATGGACGAGCTCCGAGACCAACTTCCACAGGCATTTGAGAgacagtgatgatgatgaagaatggaGGAAGCCGGGAGAATACATGTTTCTGATGACCATGAATGAGACTGGGGAAGAGATTGTGGATGTGCTTGAGTTCGTGGAAGTAAGGCTACAGAGGATATTGTTGGTCTAGTGGCCAGAGCATTGGAGAAGACGTCACCGGCTGAGTCTTGAAGGAGACAATGCGCCATGACGCTTTGGACagtaaatagttatataaatactggGTATATGTATTCGGCTAGCAATGCTATGTGATTGTGAAATCCAAATTTATGTAAAGAGAAAGTTGTTTCAATTCCAGTTATACGCTTTCCTCTTGCGTCAAAGCCCACTCGTCCTTGGCCTTCAGCTTTTGTCGTTCACCACGTCCCATCTGATACAGTCGAGACGCTCCGTAGAGTTGGGTCGTGATCCACAGGGAGAACACCAAGGGGGTAATGATACGCCACTCGAGACCCCAGCGATGCCACGACCGGTTGAGAAGATATATCGTAACGGCGACCTCGGTTATAGCTCCTGTAACCTGCCAGACACAGCATGTATAGGCCATACGGGACAACAGCAGAGTGTTGTGTCGCTTGATTCGCCAGATTATCATCATAAGGAAGATAGGGAGCTCGACGATGACATCGAATGTACCTGAAAAGAAAACGTTGTCAGCATATTCCGACTCGCGAGATTGGAGAGGCTTGGTTGACTAACCCCAGACCATGCACATGTAGAACTCCAGTGTAGCTTCGTGATGCTTGTCGTGGTCGGCAAAAAGACTCAATGCTGTCTGTGTGATGACAAGCAGTCCAGTATGGTGCGCAATGCTGAGAGGGCTCGCGAACTTGGTACGAAAGCATATTTCGAAGATGTAATATGAACTGTAGACTTCGGATAGAACAAGCAGGCTGTCTCCGATCGTGACAGCGCTGCCTTTGGTAAACGGTGTAGAGAAGCTGGCGTCGCCGATGAGGAAGTACATGATTGGATAGCATCCACTGCAAAGAATGCAGAAAAGAATGATGCTACCGACGTGGAAGTAGACAAAAGACCGCCGTCGCCTCTCATCCTTGGTTCGTTCGAATGTTTGGCAGATGTCTTTGTAAACAGCTGGTAGGATCCATCGCTCGAGGCAGTTGGTAAGGAGAACAATGCAGATGATGCTGATAGCAAGTATTAAGGAGCCGTATGGTAGAAGATGTGAAAGAGGGTTGTTTTCGATGATCTGGATCTTGGGTACAAATAACCGATGGGCATGATGAGCTGAATCAGACATTATAGCGAGTGGAGAATACAAACGAAAGCAATTAATTAGGCAAAAAGTGTACAGAAGAAATGAATTGTCAAACtgcggagaagaagaggccatGATTCTGTATTTATCCTCGCATCATTCGTGCCTCCCTGACGCAAAATCGCCTACTAAAAAGGAAAGTTGCCCACGCGGCTCAAACCGAAGAACGGAGTAGGCAGCAAAGAAGGCCAATACGAGAAGGCCAGCGCTTCTCAAGCGAGGCAAAGCAGCAAATATTCAACACCCTGGGATTGGTTCTATCGTAGACGCCTCCATACGAAAATTGCCGAGATTCTTCTAGTCACGGGCCTAGAAGCGCAAGCTAGTCTCGTCAGTGGTCAACTCGTAAGATTCGGTCCGGGGTAGCTGAGGCGGAGCAGGACAGGTTGCTCCACTTGGGCAAGCCGTGTTTCCGTGGGCAGATTACGCGGCTGCGGTTCCTCGGCAAGATGCGAGAATTAATTTGGCGCCTTGATGTTTATACGTAAATAACAGTGAGAAGGGGGGTCTGTGCTTGGATACTTCACATCTCGTGAGAAAGGGTCTTGTTCGGGATTGACAAGCCGATCAGGGGTTAGTTTTAGGCCGGGGCGTTTTTGAGTTTGTATCAGAAGGGATTTACAC of Fusarium musae strain F31 chromosome 5, whole genome shotgun sequence contains these proteins:
- a CDS encoding hypothetical protein (EggNog:ENOG41); this encodes MSTPSLRNAQQVRDFVETKHDKPYDAIDPKKTKLSDGFVVCIIGAGGAAGSGLARSFAQASASGMVLAARSQSTLETTATEVSDIDASIKVASVVCDITSNESVANIASTIKSQFNGRLDAVFVNCGFSGPLSKATVLEEDFEDVQKAFSTHCLGTWLAAHHLFPFLLESKGSFIVISSISAQSLIGFGTTSHYCTSKLAQARMVEMLHAQYADKGIFVANVHPGGMQSEFSRAASKDIQHRELSPILI
- a CDS encoding hypothetical protein (EggNog:ENOG41), producing the protein MSTGTHEELHAELATASVEEFFDQNTSVQVVILQWVDICGISRTRLLPASRFRNLVKSSGHLECAPLDTLVPTTAEFIPQLFTFFNGKGMIHPDVSSIRTMKHDASGIGNAARCVGTVDFQNTDARLLLKRIVERAEDSHGLTFLVGIELEFCLLVPGTLEAAQPAKPGVAGTFGTLRSRVWPILNEIIVAFSEAGVEVEQVIKEYGTSAYEVALPPLPPIEAVDTYYYAKELIQNVAHKYGILATFYPTPYDGEQGQKSGQHIHISATPTEENKDWNPDDAMAGILSHIPALMALGMCQVDSYVRVNIGRMCTGGLVGWGDNNRDMPVRRVAKNHWEIRVNDATSNSYAMVAGIIGAALDSKPLTIGNAAGFTLMYSDEEREKMGLTKLQPTSLEAALDELEDDRAWANSVLGEEYIDWFLPLKRAEMKTVSKMETRERRIHMLSFF
- a CDS encoding hypothetical protein (EggNog:ENOG41), translating into MSDSAHHAHRLFVPKIQIIENNPLSHLLPYGSLILAISIICIVLLTNCLERWILPAVYKDICQTFERTKDERRRRSFVYFHVGSIILFCILCSGCYPIMYFLIGDASFSTPFTKGSAVTIGDSLLVLSEVYSSYYIFEICFRTKFASPLSIAHHTGLLVITQTALSLFADHDKHHEATLEFYMCMVWGTFDVIVELPIFLMMIIWRIKRHNTLLLSRMAYTCCVWQVTGAITEVAVTIYLLNRSWHRWGLEWRIITPLVFSLWITTQLYGASRLYQMGRGERQKLKAKDEWALTQEESV
- a CDS encoding hypothetical protein (EggNog:ENOG41), producing MEQSLCDTCAKINIEELVSKQGFALHKNLLELYKSKLLATQQARAFYGQHNHPKHGLTIVVSDVDSGAPGEREQSIPWLTMRTLHGDPAQRSGAKTARLIPESTSSLTSTVHALEWLKECLLSKDCFEGCTHIIDNDLQECLAKMHGNNERSESPFLSEGPDLSLQEKEMRRLQLCEDIQFLYQQRSLTRGDTLVEEERAARLVEIINTDRGTKLKIVPGSLGYSSYAALSYKWGGLDAIWQTTTKNLGMRLAEFDIVELPKTLSDTVHVVRNLGLKCVWIDSLCIIQDDKEDWAREAVKMAFIYQNALVTISADSSQDAKAGLHSEKSSSIFNDRDILKICSKLSTDEKSSIFLFPDQETRIDRPATNLRDMGDLLSHCALRDRGWTMQERILSSRIIHYAEDQLYWECYHGIHESEDKLLWMGRNMNIAKIAHRINSAENEETKKKELKQMLRYWYVHLIGGDYSHRSLTYIDDKLLAISGVAKALDNIHPYGYMAGHWCEDDDELVKSLCWKRGGPGKKASKYRAPSWSWASQDSAIDYGHFSIVGALGEKIVAEPVAMEGQSPDGTPFGRYDNGYLQMKAKVGHGKLFPNCGHDFSNHQQTGASGGYTVDPLKERCAFLLLDGGEMSDLVWLDVDQATQEPITEPIDVQVVMLSEMECEGEEGSRPGACLICTLDEKYYLTRIGFTESLKYYKEGQGEEPPPVSGPHLCDKKVITLTII